One region of Chryseobacterium muglaense genomic DNA includes:
- a CDS encoding GNAT family N-acetyltransferase, whose product MKLETERLVLKSIDESHVDDILKIRSNEITNQFVKRIQLKTNYDALDFILTIKKRVENKETFYWGISLKNQTNLIGTICLYRFSVDRTEAEIGYELLPDYHRQGIMSETLTTVLNFGFNELYLNEILAFTSKFNENSKSLLLKHQFILEEGRVDEGFPENLVFSLKK is encoded by the coding sequence ATGAAACTTGAAACCGAAAGATTAGTTTTAAAATCGATTGACGAAAGCCACGTTGATGATATTTTAAAAATTCGAAGTAATGAAATTACCAATCAGTTTGTAAAAAGAATTCAGCTAAAAACAAATTATGACGCACTGGATTTTATTCTGACAATTAAAAAGAGAGTAGAAAACAAAGAAACATTTTATTGGGGAATTTCTTTAAAAAATCAAACAAATCTTATCGGAACGATTTGTTTATACCGATTTTCTGTAGACCGTACAGAAGCGGAAATTGGCTATGAATTATTACCCGACTATCACAGACAAGGAATTATGTCTGAAACTCTAACTACGGTTTTGAATTTCGGTTTTAATGAATTATATTTAAATGAAATTTTAGCTTTTACCAGTAAATTTAATGAAAATTCAAAGTCATTACTTTTGAAACATCAGTTTATCTTGGAAGAGGGGAGAGTTGATGAAGGTTTTCCTGAGAATTTGGTTTTTAGTTTAAAGAAATAA
- a CDS encoding pyridoxine 5'-phosphate synthase produces MTKLSVNINKIATLRNARGGETPSVTEAAIKIQEFGAHGITIHPRPDERHITRKDVYDLKPLVTTEYNIEGNPHREFIDMVLNVKPEQVTLVPDADDAITSNAGWDCEKNMDFLKSVISEFKNAGIRTSIFLDPNPEMVKFAAETGADRIELYTEAYAKNYTVNKEEAIKPYYETAVKAAEFGLGINAGHDLSLENLKYFADNIPNLLEVSIGHALVSEALYMGMENTVQSYLKRLAKW; encoded by the coding sequence ATGACAAAACTAAGTGTAAACATTAATAAAATTGCAACTTTAAGAAACGCTAGAGGTGGCGAAACGCCAAGCGTAACAGAAGCTGCAATAAAAATTCAGGAATTTGGTGCACACGGAATTACCATTCATCCAAGACCTGATGAAAGACATATCACCAGAAAAGATGTGTATGATCTGAAGCCTTTGGTAACGACTGAATATAATATTGAAGGAAATCCTCACAGAGAATTTATCGATATGGTTTTAAATGTAAAACCTGAACAAGTTACTTTGGTTCCTGATGCGGATGACGCAATTACTTCAAATGCAGGTTGGGACTGTGAAAAAAATATGGATTTTCTGAAATCTGTTATTTCAGAATTTAAAAATGCAGGAATCAGAACTTCAATTTTCTTAGATCCCAATCCTGAAATGGTGAAATTTGCTGCTGAAACAGGAGCAGATAGAATTGAACTGTACACAGAAGCATACGCAAAAAACTATACAGTTAATAAAGAAGAAGCGATTAAACCATACTACGAAACAGCTGTAAAAGCTGCCGAATTTGGGTTAGGAATTAATGCAGGTCACGATTTAAGTTTAGAAAATTTAAAATATTTCGCAGACAATATCCCGAATCTTCTGGAAGTTTCTATTGGTCATGCTTTGGTTTCTGAAGCGTTGTACATGGGTATGGAAAATACGGTTCAGTCGTATTTGAAGAGATTGGCAAAATGGTAG
- a CDS encoding SGNH/GDSL hydrolase family protein, which translates to MTFIYKAIYLSIFSIFSCTLINAQNKVPFGVVKAEEGYAMVRVHKEDYRKIVDKIRMKRGDVFVYIKPAPGETEWIWIKYPEKEALPKPFVRYDSLNKEGMVNKGRIAFIDQLPKFTPVLSKNGRSITFTDNNNQKIPSAQRTKVVIDIYPSSAKFKKQEKDAEGNIVKIDKQKTWGLGKELPEDLKEIKSVRVQQPGRGSVFVREAIKNMFNPTMDFENMGVTSIDDDHIFLYMINGSGEHRYTTFWTIKEGRAISQIIYSNPE; encoded by the coding sequence ATGACTTTCATCTACAAAGCAATCTATTTATCGATATTCAGTATTTTCTCTTGTACATTAATCAACGCCCAAAATAAAGTTCCTTTTGGTGTTGTAAAAGCCGAAGAAGGCTATGCAATGGTGCGTGTACACAAAGAAGATTACCGCAAAATAGTTGATAAAATTAGAATGAAAAGAGGTGATGTTTTTGTGTATATAAAACCCGCACCCGGAGAAACTGAATGGATATGGATAAAATATCCTGAAAAAGAAGCACTTCCAAAGCCTTTTGTAAGATACGACAGTCTTAATAAAGAAGGAATGGTCAACAAAGGCCGTATTGCATTTATCGATCAGCTTCCAAAATTTACTCCGGTTTTATCTAAAAACGGAAGATCGATTACTTTTACCGATAATAACAACCAAAAGATACCAAGTGCTCAAAGAACGAAAGTAGTGATTGATATTTATCCTTCAAGTGCAAAATTTAAAAAGCAGGAAAAAGATGCAGAAGGAAATATTGTTAAAATAGATAAACAAAAAACCTGGGGACTCGGAAAAGAACTTCCTGAAGATTTAAAAGAAATTAAATCAGTTCGAGTACAACAACCCGGAAGAGGTTCTGTTTTCGTGAGAGAAGCCATTAAAAATATGTTTAATCCTACAATGGATTTTGAAAACATGGGAGTTACTTCAATCGATGATGATCATATTTTCCTTTATATGATTAATGGTTCGGGTGAGCACAGATACACTACTTTCTGGACAATTAAGGAAGGAAGAGCAATCAGCCAGATTATTTACAGCAACCCAGAATAA
- a CDS encoding DUF456 domain-containing protein — protein sequence MDHSLISLLSIVLLILGILGTFLPVLPGLVLSLAGLLIYKYGTDSDLSVLYIWTFVILTLASAVLNYVIPAKTNRKYGGTRWGSIGSVVGTIVGMFLPIPLGFLVGMFAGVFIGELLHDSKDMNKALKSTKGAFIGFIYGTGFSLVIGIAMLLVVILDIFNVI from the coding sequence ATGGATCACTCATTAATTTCTCTGTTAAGTATTGTTTTACTTATTTTAGGAATCTTAGGAACTTTTTTACCCGTTTTACCTGGGCTTGTTTTAAGTCTTGCAGGATTATTAATTTATAAATACGGAACAGATTCTGATTTGTCAGTTCTGTACATTTGGACATTTGTGATTCTCACTCTTGCATCAGCAGTTTTAAATTATGTAATCCCTGCAAAAACCAACAGAAAGTATGGTGGTACACGCTGGGGAAGCATCGGCTCAGTTGTAGGAACCATTGTAGGAATGTTCCTTCCAATTCCTCTCGGGTTTCTAGTAGGAATGTTTGCCGGAGTTTTCATTGGCGAGCTTTTGCACGACAGTAAAGACATGAATAAAGCATTAAAATCTACAAAAGGTGCTTTTATTGGTTTTATTTATGGTACAGGATTTAGTTTAGTTATAGGAATTGCAATGCTTTTAGTTGTAATTTTAGATATCTTTAACGTCATATAA
- a CDS encoding alpha/beta fold hydrolase: MKILHSKIFGESISSTPLLVFHGLFGMLDNWGSFGKELGEFLPVHLIDLRNHGRSFHSEEMSHDDLADDIANYMNHYGIEKAHVLGHSLGGKAVMQFAINYPEKVEKLIVVDISPKAYPPHHQGIIKALETVDFNTVASRSDVEAVLTQYIPEKSTIQFLAKNLYWEESGDSKKLNWRFNLKTLSEKYNQFVSNAIKYGVFQGETLFIAGEKSNYILPQDEFSIKQQFPKAQFVKIKNAAHWVQADNPVDFAAVVKDFLNINS, encoded by the coding sequence ATGAAAATTTTACATTCAAAAATATTTGGCGAAAGTATATCGTCAACACCGCTTTTAGTATTTCACGGTTTATTTGGAATGCTTGATAACTGGGGGAGTTTCGGGAAAGAATTAGGTGAGTTTTTACCGGTTCATTTAATTGATTTAAGAAATCACGGCAGAAGTTTTCATTCTGAAGAGATGTCGCATGATGATTTGGCAGATGATATTGCCAATTATATGAATCATTACGGAATTGAAAAAGCTCATGTTTTAGGACATTCTTTAGGTGGAAAAGCGGTAATGCAGTTTGCAATCAATTATCCTGAAAAAGTAGAAAAATTAATCGTTGTAGATATTTCTCCAAAAGCTTATCCTCCACATCATCAGGGAATTATTAAAGCTTTGGAAACGGTAGATTTCAATACGGTTGCTTCCAGAAGTGATGTTGAAGCGGTTTTAACGCAATATATCCCGGAGAAATCTACAATTCAGTTTTTAGCTAAAAACTTGTATTGGGAAGAATCTGGTGACAGCAAAAAGCTTAACTGGAGATTTAATCTGAAAACGCTTTCGGAGAAATACAATCAATTTGTTTCTAATGCGATTAAATATGGAGTTTTTCAGGGAGAAACATTATTTATTGCAGGTGAAAAATCAAATTACATTTTACCTCAGGATGAGTTTTCTATCAAACAGCAGTTTCCAAAAGCTCAGTTTGTAAAAATTAAAAATGCAGCGCATTGGGTTCAGGCAGATAATCCTGTAGATTTTGCAGCTGTAGTAAAGGATTTTTTAAATATAAACAGTTAA
- a CDS encoding mechanosensitive ion channel family protein yields the protein MKDEIKDTKSFFQELIEQLYISISKIAPTGLDWVLHIIVKLSLLVAFFLLLDFIFKITINYVFRFFRNENRFPVLKSIYQSKITNSVAHFTALAIVGSMHEAIFVGALKQTTIFIIRSVNLGLVMILAGMLYRSLAAFRNYFTIQQDYYKVMAINAISETVKILGIFIFTIVSICVVFGIKGTTIVGSLGAITAVLVLVFRDTILGFVTGIHVATSKSLKVGDWIGIPKYNIEGNILDISLLTTKIANFDKTISSIPTYDLLTTEIKNLQVMSESNTRRIKKSIFFNINSFKFLNNEEIERLKEINLISDYLNDKTSEINQEKESISHKDKVINGRQLTNVGVFRYYAQKYLENDAEIDKESTIMVRQLEITTQGLPMEIYCFTNDSNWQRFEQIQADIFDHLLVASKEFDLQIMQIGFPK from the coding sequence ATGAAAGACGAAATAAAAGATACGAAGAGTTTTTTTCAGGAACTGATTGAGCAGCTTTATATAAGTATAAGTAAAATTGCTCCTACAGGACTCGATTGGGTGCTGCATATCATTGTTAAATTGAGTTTGTTGGTGGCATTTTTTTTGCTGCTGGATTTTATTTTTAAAATTACTATCAATTATGTCTTTCGTTTTTTTAGAAATGAAAATAGATTTCCTGTTTTAAAATCAATCTATCAATCTAAAATTACTAATTCTGTTGCGCATTTTACTGCTTTGGCGATTGTAGGCTCTATGCACGAAGCTATTTTTGTAGGAGCATTAAAACAGACAACGATTTTCATTATCAGATCGGTCAATTTAGGATTGGTGATGATTCTTGCCGGAATGTTATATCGATCTTTAGCAGCATTCAGAAATTATTTCACAATACAACAGGATTATTACAAGGTAATGGCGATCAATGCGATTTCCGAAACGGTAAAAATTCTTGGTATTTTTATATTTACGATTGTAAGTATCTGTGTGGTTTTTGGGATTAAAGGAACTACAATTGTCGGAAGCTTAGGGGCAATAACGGCAGTTTTGGTTTTGGTTTTCAGAGATACAATCTTGGGTTTTGTAACAGGAATTCACGTTGCTACCTCAAAAAGCTTGAAAGTAGGTGACTGGATCGGAATTCCTAAGTATAATATTGAAGGAAATATTTTGGATATCAGTTTGTTAACTACGAAAATTGCTAATTTCGATAAAACAATTTCTTCCATTCCCACGTACGATTTATTAACAACCGAGATTAAAAATCTTCAGGTAATGTCTGAATCTAATACCCGAAGAATTAAAAAATCTATTTTCTTTAATATCAATTCATTTAAATTTTTAAATAATGAAGAAATTGAACGTTTAAAAGAAATCAATCTTATTTCTGATTATCTGAATGATAAAACATCCGAAATCAATCAGGAAAAAGAATCAATCAGTCATAAAGATAAAGTCATCAACGGAAGACAGCTTACCAATGTTGGGGTTTTTAGATATTATGCTCAAAAATATTTAGAAAATGATGCTGAAATTGACAAAGAAAGCACAATCATGGTTCGTCAGTTAGAAATTACAACACAGGGGCTTCCGATGGAGATCTATTGTTTTACCAATGATTCAAATTGGCAGCGTTTTGAGCAGATTCAGGCAGATATTTTTGATCATTTATTGGTTGCCTCAAAAGAATTTGATCTTCAGATCATGCAAATCGGATTTCCAAAATAA
- a CDS encoding NAD-dependent epimerase/dehydratase family protein: MVFVTGATGILGRVIVLELLKKGKTVRAAKRPSSNINEVKHSYQYYTENPDDFFNKIEWVDVDFDDINAVESALKEVTEVYHCAAKVSFHPKDEKEMYHTNIKATENLLFACENSTVEKFLHVSSIAVLDLLNEKGELDENSDFNPKEEHSAYAISKHLSEMEIWRASAEGLNTIIINPGMIIGTGNWGKSSGDIFPTFENNSFTFSGGTSYVDVRDVAEISIKLMENNTFGERFIIVSENKKYADLGKQIRTKLGLKDAKILSKSILQIGRIANLLFGWIFPQLKMATKSNIEAVSSLNVISNQKIKDQLNFKFIPVQESIDFHLNNYINDKKLNKK; the protein is encoded by the coding sequence ATGGTTTTTGTAACAGGAGCAACAGGAATTTTAGGCAGAGTCATCGTTTTAGAGCTTTTGAAAAAAGGCAAAACAGTGCGTGCTGCAAAAAGACCTTCAAGCAACATCAATGAAGTAAAGCATTCTTATCAGTATTATACAGAAAATCCGGATGATTTTTTTAATAAAATCGAATGGGTTGATGTTGATTTTGATGATATTAATGCTGTTGAATCTGCCTTAAAAGAGGTGACCGAAGTGTATCACTGTGCTGCAAAAGTTAGTTTTCATCCAAAAGATGAGAAAGAGATGTATCATACCAACATCAAGGCTACAGAAAATCTTCTTTTTGCCTGCGAAAATTCTACGGTAGAAAAATTTCTTCACGTCAGTTCAATTGCCGTGCTCGATTTATTGAATGAAAAAGGCGAACTTGATGAAAATTCAGATTTTAATCCTAAAGAAGAGCATTCGGCGTATGCCATTTCAAAACATCTTTCTGAAATGGAAATTTGGAGAGCTTCAGCAGAGGGTTTAAACACGATTATTATCAATCCCGGAATGATTATCGGAACCGGAAACTGGGGAAAGAGCAGTGGCGATATTTTTCCGACTTTTGAGAACAATAGTTTTACTTTTTCTGGCGGAACAAGTTATGTTGACGTAAGAGATGTGGCGGAAATCTCAATCAAGCTGATGGAAAATAATACTTTCGGAGAACGTTTTATCATCGTTTCAGAAAATAAAAAATATGCTGATCTTGGAAAACAGATCAGAACAAAATTAGGCTTGAAAGATGCTAAAATTCTTTCAAAAAGTATACTTCAAATCGGTAGAATTGCTAATTTGCTTTTCGGATGGATTTTTCCTCAATTGAAAATGGCTACCAAATCAAATATTGAGGCTGTTTCGTCTCTGAATGTGATTTCTAATCAAAAAATTAAAGATCAATTGAATTTCAAGTTTATTCCCGTACAAGAAAGTATCGATTTTCATCTCAACAATTATATTAACGACAAAAAGCTGAATAAAAAATAA
- a CDS encoding YceI family protein, which yields MENLRTFLNATIVCGTLLFSQFGMAQKINQKTTSVIINGTSSLHDWEMNGSSATFSGTVNGNAITNANFTIPVKNIKSKKGKMMDNKAYSALKSDKAPNIYFTATSIPVGKSNLNGKLTIAGVSNNVTFPVTVVKNANTYTINGTETLKLSDFGMERPGFMGVKAGDEVTVKVNIVAE from the coding sequence ATGGAAAATTTAAGAACATTCTTGAATGCAACAATCGTATGCGGAACATTGCTATTTTCTCAATTTGGAATGGCTCAAAAAATAAATCAAAAAACGACTTCGGTTATCATCAACGGAACTTCTTCTCTTCATGATTGGGAAATGAATGGTTCATCAGCTACTTTCTCGGGAACTGTAAATGGAAACGCAATCACCAATGCAAATTTTACGATTCCTGTAAAAAATATTAAAAGTAAAAAGGGTAAAATGATGGATAACAAAGCATACTCCGCATTAAAATCTGATAAAGCTCCCAATATTTATTTTACTGCAACATCAATTCCGGTAGGAAAAAGTAATCTCAACGGAAAACTTACTATCGCAGGAGTTTCTAACAACGTAACATTTCCTGTAACTGTTGTGAAAAATGCAAACACTTACACCATAAACGGAACTGAAACACTAAAACTTTCAGACTTTGGAATGGAAAGACCAGGATTTATGGGTGTAAAAGCGGGAGATGAAGTCACCGTAAAAGTGAACATTGTAGCAGAATAA
- a CDS encoding endonuclease MutS2 gives MYIDKEDLDELEFPQLLAEIAPFAYSPKTRDKILQLRPMNIDEAEISLKKNSEYLSSFESSNAIPFNEYEDIETELKVMLIENYRLENAAFIKIKTLTEQIGKLQKFFPTMPETFPNLIQDVSALEFRKEIIDKVDKVFNRFGEVKSEASPILKELRAEIQHAKKAITENFNRALFNYGQSEFLDDIRETIIDDQRVLAVKSAYKKRVAGRVLGLSKTGSITYMQPDSVVKHYFKLKEDQEEEKKEIDKILRKLTADLAEFQPQLWRYQMYIFDLDLTRAKAKFAELINGVLPKINRHRTLRLKEAFHPLLFLRNKAENKTILPQTLALTDHNRIICISGPNAGGKSITLKTVGLLQLMIQSGILVPTHPKSEMFFFDKIMTDIGDNQSIENHLSTYSSRLKKMGGIIREADGETLLLIDEFGTGSDPELGGALAESFLEFFYDKKSFAIITTHYTNIKLVVEELPNAQNAAMLFNEETLEPMYKLEIGQAGSSFTFEVAEKNKIPRFIIHSAKKKVEHDIVNLDKTIVKLQQEKYEVEKLKTDLAERKESVEDKRDNLQKLNEQLQQKLFNFQKLYEDEHRKLQFGTKIEGFIDSYVKGKSRKDVVKDFVKILEQEKFRKIGADKDESKRLQVVKRKITQQLKKEDVIEKITETNEKIEEKRKVDRAVWMKEGQRVRITGSTSVGTIEKISRNKVTVNYGTFKTTIDADELERI, from the coding sequence GTGTATATAGATAAAGAAGATTTAGACGAATTAGAGTTTCCGCAATTGCTCGCGGAAATTGCTCCTTTTGCATATTCTCCGAAAACGAGAGATAAAATACTTCAACTTCGTCCGATGAATATTGACGAAGCTGAAATTTCACTGAAGAAAAACTCAGAATATTTATCAAGTTTTGAAAGCTCGAATGCGATTCCATTCAATGAATATGAAGATATTGAAACTGAACTAAAAGTAATGCTGATCGAAAATTATCGATTGGAAAACGCAGCTTTTATCAAAATAAAAACCTTAACGGAGCAAATCGGAAAACTGCAAAAATTTTTCCCGACAATGCCCGAAACTTTTCCTAATCTGATTCAGGATGTTTCTGCATTAGAATTTAGAAAAGAAATTATTGATAAGGTTGATAAAGTTTTTAACCGTTTTGGCGAAGTAAAAAGTGAAGCCTCCCCGATTCTGAAGGAGTTGAGAGCTGAAATACAACATGCTAAAAAAGCCATTACAGAAAATTTTAACAGAGCTTTATTCAATTACGGACAAAGTGAATTTTTGGATGATATTCGCGAAACTATTATTGACGACCAAAGAGTTTTGGCGGTAAAATCGGCATACAAAAAAAGAGTTGCTGGAAGAGTTTTAGGACTTTCAAAAACAGGTTCTATCACTTACATGCAACCAGATTCTGTAGTAAAGCATTATTTTAAGCTAAAGGAAGATCAGGAAGAGGAAAAGAAGGAAATTGATAAGATTCTAAGAAAATTAACGGCTGATTTAGCAGAATTCCAACCTCAGCTTTGGAGATATCAAATGTATATTTTTGATCTTGACTTAACGAGAGCCAAAGCCAAATTTGCAGAATTAATCAATGGAGTTTTACCCAAAATCAATCGTCACAGAACCTTACGATTAAAAGAAGCTTTCCATCCTTTATTGTTTTTAAGAAATAAAGCAGAAAATAAGACAATTTTACCGCAGACATTAGCTTTAACAGACCACAACAGAATCATCTGTATTTCCGGACCGAATGCCGGAGGAAAATCTATTACGCTGAAAACTGTCGGTTTGCTTCAATTGATGATTCAGAGTGGAATTTTGGTTCCGACCCATCCAAAATCTGAAATGTTTTTCTTTGATAAAATCATGACCGATATCGGGGATAATCAATCGATTGAAAATCATCTTTCAACCTATTCTTCAAGATTAAAGAAAATGGGTGGGATTATTCGTGAAGCCGATGGAGAAACACTTTTATTGATCGACGAATTTGGAACCGGTTCTGACCCTGAATTGGGTGGCGCTTTAGCTGAAAGTTTCCTGGAGTTTTTCTATGATAAGAAGAGTTTTGCAATTATTACAACGCATTACACCAACATCAAACTGGTTGTGGAAGAGCTTCCAAACGCTCAAAATGCAGCAATGTTATTCAATGAAGAAACACTTGAACCGATGTATAAATTGGAGATCGGACAAGCGGGAAGTTCATTTACTTTTGAAGTTGCTGAGAAGAACAAAATCCCAAGATTTATCATTCATTCTGCCAAGAAAAAGGTGGAACATGATATTGTGAATTTAGATAAAACGATTGTAAAGCTTCAGCAGGAAAAATACGAAGTTGAAAAACTGAAAACCGATCTTGCCGAAAGAAAAGAATCTGTGGAAGACAAGCGTGATAATCTGCAAAAACTAAACGAACAACTACAGCAAAAGCTATTTAATTTTCAGAAACTGTATGAAGATGAACATCGTAAACTACAGTTCGGAACTAAAATAGAAGGTTTTATTGACAGCTATGTAAAAGGGAAATCGAGGAAAGATGTGGTGAAAGATTTCGTAAAAATTTTAGAACAGGAAAAATTCAGAAAAATTGGAGCTGATAAAGATGAAAGCAAACGACTTCAAGTGGTAAAAAGAAAAATTACCCAACAGCTGAAGAAAGAAGATGTCATCGAAAAAATTACAGAAACCAACGAGAAGATCGAGGAAAAACGTAAAGTAGACCGTGCTGTCTGGATGAAAGAAGGGCAACGCGTGAGAATTACCGGAAGTACAAGTGTAGGAACGATTGAGAAAATATCGAGAAATAAAGTGACTGTAAATTACGGAACTTTTAAAACAACGATTGATGCTGACGAACTGGAGAGAATTTAA
- a CDS encoding YcxB family protein, which yields MTVKTHITFKDFLNFNIKNSFPRIIIFSLIILAIFGLNFSNAEYNTKEIFKSASVWFVAVFVFIIIRSYFRLKNAFHSNKKIQEEIIYTFTDEKVQTKGETFDSDFTWNTVHRVKETKDWFLIYQSKTTMNMVPKKYFSPSEIIELRNIIEKNNVKAKLRND from the coding sequence ATGACTGTAAAAACTCACATCACATTTAAAGATTTTCTGAATTTTAATATTAAAAATTCATTCCCGAGAATTATTATTTTTTCATTGATCATTTTAGCCATTTTTGGGTTAAATTTTTCTAATGCTGAATATAATACGAAGGAGATTTTCAAATCTGCATCAGTTTGGTTTGTGGCTGTTTTTGTTTTTATCATTATCCGCTCTTATTTCCGTTTGAAAAATGCATTTCATTCTAACAAGAAAATTCAGGAGGAGATTATTTACACTTTTACTGATGAAAAAGTTCAGACAAAAGGCGAAACATTTGATAGCGATTTTACATGGAATACAGTCCATCGAGTAAAAGAAACCAAAGATTGGTTTTTAATTTATCAAAGTAAAACGACAATGAATATGGTTCCGAAAAAATACTTTTCACCAAGTGAAATTATAGAATTAAGGAATATTATTGAAAAAAATAATGTGAAAGCAAAGCTTAGAAATGATTAA
- a CDS encoding uracil-DNA glycosylase, which produces MTTWTEILAPIKSTEYFTQLWEKVKQEYVTTKVFPPENQIFRALDLTTFEDVKVVIIGQDPYHNDCQANGLCFSVSEQVKAPPSLKNIFTELKDDVGVERASKELDDWAKQGVLLLNATLTVRAHSPNSHKDLGWETFTNFIIKEISDKKENVVFILWGAFAQKKAELINPAKHFIIKSAHPSPFSVYRGFYGSKPFSKINEYLASKGKKLISW; this is translated from the coding sequence ATGACAACCTGGACAGAAATTTTAGCTCCAATAAAAAGCACAGAATATTTTACCCAACTTTGGGAGAAAGTAAAACAGGAATATGTTACAACGAAAGTTTTCCCTCCGGAAAATCAGATTTTCAGAGCATTAGATTTAACAACTTTTGAAGATGTAAAAGTCGTGATTATTGGTCAGGATCCTTATCATAACGATTGCCAGGCAAATGGTTTGTGCTTTTCTGTTTCAGAACAGGTGAAAGCACCGCCCTCGCTTAAAAATATTTTTACAGAATTAAAAGATGATGTCGGAGTAGAGCGTGCTTCAAAAGAATTAGACGATTGGGCAAAACAGGGAGTTCTGTTATTGAATGCAACATTAACAGTTCGTGCGCATTCCCCAAACTCTCACAAAGATTTAGGTTGGGAAACATTTACAAATTTCATTATTAAAGAAATTTCAGATAAAAAAGAAAATGTGGTTTTCATTTTGTGGGGAGCTTTTGCACAGAAAAAAGCCGAATTAATCAATCCGGCTAAACATTTTATTATTAAATCTGCACATCCATCACCTTTTTCTGTCTATAGAGGTTTCTACGGAAGCAAACCTTTTTCGAAAATTAATGAATATTTGGCTTCAAAAGGGAAGAAGCTTATTTCATGGTAG
- a CDS encoding ATP-binding cassette domain-containing protein gives MSKLHIDSITKSFGEKDILKDIYLSCETGEILGILGRNGCGKSTLFQIIFGTIKGETQYIKFNNTILKDQSDRKNRIAYLPQHSFLPKNIKIKNLIDLFCDKENSAKISRFELVKPFLNETPNTLSGGELRIVEVLLIIYSKAEFILLDEPFHSLSPKAVAEIKTIIKQQTDKGFIISDHQYHDVLDISDNIFLLSDTYLKPIKDLTELKRFNYLPTTI, from the coding sequence ATGAGCAAACTTCACATCGACAGTATTACAAAGTCTTTTGGTGAAAAAGATATTTTGAAAGACATTTATCTAAGCTGTGAAACAGGAGAAATTTTGGGAATTTTGGGGAGAAACGGTTGTGGAAAATCAACTTTGTTTCAAATTATTTTCGGAACGATAAAAGGTGAAACACAATATATAAAATTCAACAATACGATTTTAAAAGATCAATCTGACCGAAAAAATAGAATCGCCTATTTGCCGCAACATTCATTTTTACCGAAAAACATAAAGATCAAAAACCTTATTGATTTGTTTTGTGATAAAGAAAATAGTGCAAAAATTTCTCGATTTGAATTAGTTAAACCTTTTTTAAATGAGACTCCAAATACACTTTCAGGAGGAGAACTTAGAATTGTAGAAGTTTTGCTGATTATTTATTCTAAAGCAGAATTCATTTTGCTGGATGAACCCTTCCACAGCCTTTCGCCAAAAGCAGTAGCAGAAATAAAAACAATCATTAAGCAACAAACTGATAAAGGTTTTATTATTTCAGATCATCAATATCATGATGTTTTAGATATTTCTGATAATATTTTTCTTCTTTCTGATACTTATTTAAAGCCGATCAAAGATTTAACAGAATTGAAAAGGTTTAATTATCTTCCTACAACTATTTAA
- a CDS encoding acyl-CoA thioesterase: MTTEERIQSSETRIFKAVFPNTTNHYDTLFGGTAMQLMDEVAFITATRFARKRVVTVSSDKIDFKKPIPAGTIVELIGKVSHVGKTSMKVNVEIYTEQMYSYEREKAIVGDFTFVAIDEFKKPIQIL, translated from the coding sequence ATGACTACAGAAGAAAGAATTCAATCATCGGAAACCCGAATTTTCAAAGCCGTTTTCCCCAATACAACCAATCATTACGACACTCTTTTCGGAGGAACTGCGATGCAATTGATGGATGAAGTTGCTTTTATTACCGCAACGAGATTCGCAAGAAAACGTGTAGTAACCGTAAGCAGCGACAAGATAGATTTTAAAAAACCTATTCCTGCAGGAACAATTGTTGAACTAATCGGAAAAGTTTCACACGTTGGAAAAACAAGTATGAAAGTGAATGTTGAAATCTACACCGAGCAAATGTATTCTTACGAAAGAGAAAAAGCAATTGTGGGAGATTTTACTTTTGTGGCGATTGACGAATTTAAGAAACCAATTCAAATACTATAG